From the Lolium rigidum isolate FL_2022 chromosome 2, APGP_CSIRO_Lrig_0.1, whole genome shotgun sequence genome, one window contains:
- the LOC124693480 gene encoding uncharacterized protein LOC124693480 isoform X2 encodes MAEDCGDDRISTLPNDILLNILDRLHVSDAAKTSILSRRWSQLSAKLPRLIINPLPEGVLSLFGRDESRANISDGDLARLNAATFKATKSVLARRDPGQDTIRLLSTMFYLIGDVPISIGHVVGEAMAVHQIEKAEFTILTVKGRDHCTLNDVVNYGKQFVPFFNECRNAFTRLTRLYLENLRFAESDFVSNIFVTCKLLKYLGLFNCDTDNWITLQIEHAQLRELSLVNCRFDKVELKWLPKLTRTTYKFWMSFEDLPLSFGHVPLLEFLHLTTIHFIYHKMVRLSTLLSEICVQDLRLAFKCEKIWVQPEPLTERLAAAFRGLRIVNLVLIPEGHDLTWTMFILEAAPCLEEFYMSVIDHLCEMEYHPVRRRQHLYSAEQKGVEWESPRSDFQHRRLTKLIIFCFGNYIVSHLRRVMKVAVNLMDVYLYDRVACRYCKHINPLNPGRLPRNKKKLNAMRNLLTQDIQSPARIHFLTPSPEMDADHAERSPESFR; translated from the exons GAAGACTGCGGAGATGATAGAATCAGCACCTTGCCCAATGACATTCTGCTCAATATTCTTGACCGACTCCATGTCTCGGACGCTGCAAAAACCAGCATCCTCTCCAGGCGTTGGAGTCAGCTTTCCGCCAAGCTCCCCCGACTTATAATAAACCCTCTGCCTGAGGGTGTGTTAAGCCTATTTGGAAGAGATGAGTCACGCGCCAACATCTCTGATGGTGATTTGGCTCGGCTCAATGCAGCTACTTTCAAAGCGACAAAGAGTGTACTAGCACGCAGAGATCCAGGCCAAGACACCATCCGCCTCCTGTCTACGATGTTCTACTTGATAGGTGATGTCCCCATATCCATTGGACATGTTGTTGGCGAGGCCATGGCGGTACACCAGATTGAGAAAGCTGAATTCACAATTTTGACAGTGAAGGGCCGCGATCATTGCACACTTAATGATGTGGTGAACTATGGGAAACAGTTTGTGCCCTTTTTTAATGAGTGTCGGAATGCGTTTACTCGTTTGACACGACTCTACTTGGAGAATTTGAGATTTGCTGAATCTGACTTCGTCTCCAACATCTTCGTCACTTGCAAGCTATTAAAATATTTAGGACTTTTCAATTGCGACACAGATAACTGGATAACACTCCAAATTGAACATGCACAGCTCAGGGAACTCAGTCTTGTCAATTGCCGTTTTGACAAAGTCGAACTCAAGTGGCTACCAAAATTGACCCGGACAACCTACAAGTTTTGGATGTCTTTCGAAGACCTACCGTTGTCATTTGGTCATGTCCCATTGCTTGAGTTTTTGCACCTTACAACTATTCATTTTATCTATCACAAAATGGTTAGGCTAAGTACATTACTTTCAGAGATATGTGTACAAGATCTGCGGTTGGCGTTTAAATGTGAAAAG ATTTGGGTTCAACCAGAGCCTCTGACCGAAAGGCTGGCAGCTGCATTCCGCGGACTAAGGATTGTCAATCTTGTCTTGATTCCTGAAGGGCATGATCTCACGTGGACAATGTTCATTCTGGAAGCTGCGCCATGTCTAGAAGAGTTCTACATGTCG GTAATCGATCATCTGTGTGAAATGGAGTATCATCCAGTAAGGAGGAGGCAACACTTGTATAGCGCGGAGCAGAAGGGCGTAGAGTGGGAATCACCTAGATCAGATTTCCAGCACCGCCGCCTTACCAAGCTCATCATCTTCTGCTTTGGGAATTACATTGTGAGTCATCTCAGGCGTGTCATGAAAGTAGCGGTGAATCTGATGGATGTGTACCTGTACGACAGAGTGGCATGTCGCTACTGCAAACACATAAACCCTCTAAACCCTGGTAGGCTTCCACGGAACAAGAAGAAGTTGAATGCAATGAGGAATCTATTGACGCAGGATATACAGTCACCTGCCAGAATACACTTCCTGACCCCTTCTCCTGAAATGGATGCTGATCATGCTGAAAGGTCACCGGAGAGTTTTCGTTAA
- the LOC124693480 gene encoding uncharacterized protein LOC124693480 isoform X1, which produces MAEDCGDDRISTLPNDILLNILDRLHVSDAAKTSILSRRWSQLSAKLPRLIINPLPEGVLSLFGRDESRANISDGDLARLNAATFKATKSVLARRDPGQDTIRLLSTMFYLIGDVPISIGHVVGEAMAVHQIEKAEFTILTVKGRDHCTLNDVVNYGKQFVPFFNECRNAFTRLTRLYLENLRFAESDFVSNIFVTCKLLKYLGLFNCDTDNWITLQIEHAQLRELSLVNCRFDKVELKWLPKLTRTTYKFWMSFEDLPLSFGHVPLLEFLHLTTIHFIYHKMVRLSTLLSEICVQDLRLAFKCEKIWVQPEPLTERLAAAFRGLRIVNLVLIPEGHDLTWTMFILEAAPCLEEFYMSVIDHLCEMEYHPVRRRQHLYSAEQKGVEWESPRSDFQHRRLTKLIIFCFGNYIVSHLRRVMKVAVNLMDVYLYDRVACRYCKHINPLNPGRLPRNKKKLNAMRNLLTQDIQSPARIHFLTPSPEMDADHAERSPESFR; this is translated from the exons ATGGCG GAAGACTGCGGAGATGATAGAATCAGCACCTTGCCCAATGACATTCTGCTCAATATTCTTGACCGACTCCATGTCTCGGACGCTGCAAAAACCAGCATCCTCTCCAGGCGTTGGAGTCAGCTTTCCGCCAAGCTCCCCCGACTTATAATAAACCCTCTGCCTGAGGGTGTGTTAAGCCTATTTGGAAGAGATGAGTCACGCGCCAACATCTCTGATGGTGATTTGGCTCGGCTCAATGCAGCTACTTTCAAAGCGACAAAGAGTGTACTAGCACGCAGAGATCCAGGCCAAGACACCATCCGCCTCCTGTCTACGATGTTCTACTTGATAGGTGATGTCCCCATATCCATTGGACATGTTGTTGGCGAGGCCATGGCGGTACACCAGATTGAGAAAGCTGAATTCACAATTTTGACAGTGAAGGGCCGCGATCATTGCACACTTAATGATGTGGTGAACTATGGGAAACAGTTTGTGCCCTTTTTTAATGAGTGTCGGAATGCGTTTACTCGTTTGACACGACTCTACTTGGAGAATTTGAGATTTGCTGAATCTGACTTCGTCTCCAACATCTTCGTCACTTGCAAGCTATTAAAATATTTAGGACTTTTCAATTGCGACACAGATAACTGGATAACACTCCAAATTGAACATGCACAGCTCAGGGAACTCAGTCTTGTCAATTGCCGTTTTGACAAAGTCGAACTCAAGTGGCTACCAAAATTGACCCGGACAACCTACAAGTTTTGGATGTCTTTCGAAGACCTACCGTTGTCATTTGGTCATGTCCCATTGCTTGAGTTTTTGCACCTTACAACTATTCATTTTATCTATCACAAAATGGTTAGGCTAAGTACATTACTTTCAGAGATATGTGTACAAGATCTGCGGTTGGCGTTTAAATGTGAAAAG ATTTGGGTTCAACCAGAGCCTCTGACCGAAAGGCTGGCAGCTGCATTCCGCGGACTAAGGATTGTCAATCTTGTCTTGATTCCTGAAGGGCATGATCTCACGTGGACAATGTTCATTCTGGAAGCTGCGCCATGTCTAGAAGAGTTCTACATGTCG GTAATCGATCATCTGTGTGAAATGGAGTATCATCCAGTAAGGAGGAGGCAACACTTGTATAGCGCGGAGCAGAAGGGCGTAGAGTGGGAATCACCTAGATCAGATTTCCAGCACCGCCGCCTTACCAAGCTCATCATCTTCTGCTTTGGGAATTACATTGTGAGTCATCTCAGGCGTGTCATGAAAGTAGCGGTGAATCTGATGGATGTGTACCTGTACGACAGAGTGGCATGTCGCTACTGCAAACACATAAACCCTCTAAACCCTGGTAGGCTTCCACGGAACAAGAAGAAGTTGAATGCAATGAGGAATCTATTGACGCAGGATATACAGTCACCTGCCAGAATACACTTCCTGACCCCTTCTCCTGAAATGGATGCTGATCATGCTGAAAGGTCACCGGAGAGTTTTCGTTAA